A DNA window from Camelina sativa cultivar DH55 chromosome 13, Cs, whole genome shotgun sequence contains the following coding sequences:
- the LOC104735963 gene encoding uncharacterized protein At5g19025-like, with the protein MPPSSSASSRSAAKHSSSSSSSSSLNLCKHSPSATLDLLILILVLFSGTFLLSSYLSYIIHSLSLLSSHFPSISLSFSSLLPPLIFFFSSDHHHDSDEEDDHHLSGIATPPVSFFFAFAVFFAASIAFLDLCCGSRSRKCRNPKCKGLKKAMEFDLQLQTEECVKSGSVKGIDRLPWKGGSESNPDYECLRAELRKMAPLNGRAVLIFRSKCGCSVAKLEGWGPKRARRLKKSPAKLAVKGCVDNH; encoded by the exons ATGCCACCTTCATCCTCCGCCTCATCTAGATCCGCCGCTAAAcacagctcctcctcctcctcctcctcttctctcaaCCTCTGCAAACATTCACCGTCGGCGACTCTCGACCTCTTAATCCTAATCCTCGTCCTCTTCTCCGGCACATTCCTCCTCTCCTCTTACTTGTCTTACATAATCCACTCCTtatctctcctctcctctcatTTCCCttcaatttctctctctttctcctctctcctccctcctctcatcttcttcttctcctccgatCATCATCACGATTCCGACGAAGAAGACGATCATCATCTATCCGGAATAGCTACTCCTCCGGTGTCGTTCTTCTTCGCGTTCGCTGTCTTCTTCGCGGCGTCGATTGCGTTTCTAGACCTGTGTTGCGGATCAAGATCGAGGAAATGCCGTAACCCTAAGTGTAAAGGGTTGAAGAAAGCTATGGAGTTTGATTTGCAGTTACAGACAGAGGAATGTGTTAAATCCGGTTCGGTTAAGGGGATTGATCGGTTGCCTTGGAAAGGAGGTAGTGAGAGCAATCCTGATTACGAGTGTTTGAGAGCTGAGCTGAGGAAGATGGCTCCTCTTAATGGTCGAGCTGTTTTGATTTTTCGATCAAAGTGTGGTTGCTCTGTTGCTAAGCTTGAAGGTTGGGGTCCTAAGAGAGCTCGGCGTCTTAAAAA ATCGCCGGCTAAATTAGCTGTCAAGGGATGTGTAGACAATCACTGA
- the LOC104735964 gene encoding U11/U12 small nuclear ribonucleoprotein 31 kDa protein-like isoform X2 has translation MGFVVGDLLDGEMALCQSISFPALNKHQFIGTSQNRKLFILPTTETSRYRLVSSLHTARSKPCSPLRTISCVAGANSDDGIREASSPSTSIFVKDSVSEGRLKRVFSEFGRVSNVKIIVNERTRQSLGYGYVWFNSKEDAQLAVEAMNGKFFDGRFILVKFGQPGLSRRRKPHSDFLFVNKRS, from the exons ATGGGGTTTGTCGTCGGCGACTTACTCGACGGAGAGATGGCTCTGTGTCAGTCGATTTCATTCCCGGCTTTAAACAAACACCAATTCATCGGAACATCTCAAAATCGGAAATTGTTCATCCTACCAACGACGGAAACTTCCAGATATCGTTTGGTTTCTTCATTGCATACGGCGCGAAGCAAACCCTGTTCTCCTCTACGGACCATCAGCTGCGTCGCCGGCGCTAATTCAGACGATGGAATTAGAGAAGCGTCTTCTCCTTCTACTTCGATTTTCGTGAAGG ATTCAGTTAGTGAAGGTCGTTTAAAGAGAGTCTTCTCGGAGTTTGGACGTGTCAGCAATG TGAAAATCATCGTAAACGAAAGGACTCGGCAGTCTTTAGGATATGGATATGTTTGGTTCAACAGCAAAGAAGATGCACAGTTGGCTGTGGAAGCTATGAATGGAAAG ttctttGATGGCAGGTTCATTCTTGTTAAATTTGGTCAGCCTGGATTGTCCCGTCGCCGGAAACCACATTccgattttctttttgtaaataaaCGATCTTAA
- the LOC104735964 gene encoding protein elav-like isoform X1 has translation MGFVVGDLLDGEMALCQSISFPALNKHQFIGTSQNRKLFILPTTETSRYRLVSSLHTARSKPCSPLRTISCVAGANSDDGIREASSPSTSIFVKGLPDSVSEGRLKRVFSEFGRVSNVKIIVNERTRQSLGYGYVWFNSKEDAQLAVEAMNGKFFDGRFILVKFGQPGLSRRRKPHSDFLFVNKRS, from the exons ATGGGGTTTGTCGTCGGCGACTTACTCGACGGAGAGATGGCTCTGTGTCAGTCGATTTCATTCCCGGCTTTAAACAAACACCAATTCATCGGAACATCTCAAAATCGGAAATTGTTCATCCTACCAACGACGGAAACTTCCAGATATCGTTTGGTTTCTTCATTGCATACGGCGCGAAGCAAACCCTGTTCTCCTCTACGGACCATCAGCTGCGTCGCCGGCGCTAATTCAGACGATGGAATTAGAGAAGCGTCTTCTCCTTCTACTTCGATTTTCGTGAAGG GGCTTCCAGATTCAGTTAGTGAAGGTCGTTTAAAGAGAGTCTTCTCGGAGTTTGGACGTGTCAGCAATG TGAAAATCATCGTAAACGAAAGGACTCGGCAGTCTTTAGGATATGGATATGTTTGGTTCAACAGCAAAGAAGATGCACAGTTGGCTGTGGAAGCTATGAATGGAAAG ttctttGATGGCAGGTTCATTCTTGTTAAATTTGGTCAGCCTGGATTGTCCCGTCGCCGGAAACCACATTccgattttctttttgtaaataaaCGATCTTAA